The nucleotide sequence TACAGATTTTGAGTCCTGGAGACACGTGTCATTGAACCCCATAATTCACCATCAAGAACAAGGAAATTAcgagtttccaaaaaaaaaaaaaaaaagaacgaggaaattatgaaaagaaaataaagaaaatgatttcaGCACTCATGTTTTCTCCTTTGTTTATGTCCCTTGATTCTCTTTCAATTTTGTTAATCCaagcaaaagaaaagagaggggtgatgagagagaaaaggggagtgcggaaatcatttttgtttcggaaaaagaaaagatggagaaaataaGGCCTTGTTTGTGATTCTCACTATTTGGCcaaagaataagaagaagaggCAGCATGTTTGAGAGGCACTTTGTGAACATGTGCACCACCTCCACCTGATCCTGGCCCTTCATCATCCACAACGAAGACATCCTCAGGCTCCCTCAGAGCTCCATGCACCAGAACAGCCGCGAGGCCAATGCAGAGTCCGGCGACGATATGATATCTCGCGTTAGTAAGGTAAAGCGCGACGAGTGTGACCACCAACAGGGCCATCATCACCACTTGCCCGTTGATCCGGTACCCTAGAATCATCAAAGGTTGGTCATGCAGGAAAAATAGAAAGATCCATGCAACCATCATGACGATGAGGACGATCAACGAAATGGGGTGCCATAGGAGGCTTAGGAAGAGGATGGAAAATGTGATGATGGCGTAGTTCATGCGAAAGAAGACGACATTCGTCTTGATTCTATGGACTGATTGGTTGAAGGTGGAGGGAAGGGTGAGATTTTGCAGTTGTATAATTTCCTGCCATGGTCTTCGGTTGCTTAGGGCTGATTGGATCTGTTCTTTTGCGCGTGGGACGAAATGTTGGTTCAAGGATGCCAGGGGTTCGGTCGGGATAGTCCCGTACGTTGTCATTGTCCGGTGGCGGAGACGGAGAGAAGAATAAAATGGTATGGAGGTCTGTGGCAAAGATAGTGCAgaatgtgtgtagcttggattTCTAATTTTGGGGGAGAAGTTTAGATCACTGATCACATATCAGCTACGTGTTAGGTTAATGCTTAAGCAAGTTTGTTACGATCACATGATGTTTTATTTATAACATTGGATGTACAAAAAATGGTTTAgctgaaaaggaaaaggaaaagaaaaatggatgGTGACAATCGTTCCTTACACCGGTGACCTTTAAAACGGTtggcattcatcaacagaaaaTGGTATAGAATAGTTGAAGCCCGTATAACAATTTCTCCGACTGGTCTATGGCTTTCACTGAGTGGCTGGGACCTCGCCTTGCTGTACCCTCCACGGTCCTCCGTAAAACTTTGGCTTCATAAGAGGCACTGCCTGCCCAGGATGTTCTTCCCAGAATTTTTCCTGCACAATACCAGAAGGCAAACTTTTTATGAGGTCTATGAAACTTGACATGAGAAGATTTATCTCCATTGAACTTCGGATATATATGTCGACATGTAGATATGTATATATACCTAAAATCAATTCACTGATATCTATATGTCAAAAAGATATAAAGCTACTATGTAAAAATCTCCTAAAAGCGGAAGAAGAGAGCTTGATAGGATCGGAGATCATCATATATAAACAATCACGCGACAAAGTCAAGATTGCTCCAACAAAGATTAGTTAAGTGAGATCAGCAGGCGCATTGAGAATTGGTTGGTATCAGAACTACTATGAATTTATGGCACCAAAAATGCAAGCTGACAGAACGTAGAAATGAGACCTGATTCCTCGCCCATCACTCAATGGTTCCAGAAAGGAAACCAAATAGGCATCTTGAGATCGAACAGAAAGGAAACCCTATGGTGACTCGATGAAAACCATGAGAAATCTCCTCTTCATGTCAGAACCGGAAAACACACATCTTTCCCAAACCCTGTTCCTCCACTATCCgtaattaaaatttagaaatcaGAGCGTAGCAGATCTATGATTAAATCATTAAAGCTCATGCTAACAATAAGCTAGACCTATTGGACTAATCAAAAAAGTGTGTAGCCAATTACGCATCAAACGCTACTCCTTCCAGCTCCAAAACCTGTTTCCAGGTCTGACACCTCTCAGCTATATACATATGGTATCAACTCATACAATGATATATATACCTTCAAGCACAAGAAACAATGCCATAAGGCATTCTATCAAATGACCTCCCCCAAACTACACATTGTTCAAATAAACTCAACAGGTTTACAGCAAATTTCAGTCCAATAAAAGCTTCAAGAAGAAACCGATCTTCGTGCCATGGTTTCGTCTAATTTTCTAAGTACTAAATCTTAGATTTATCAGCAAATTGTTAGGACAGAGATCAATCAATCAATAGGTTTCAAAATTTCAGTACATTTATGCGACATTTGAAGCTgaacaaaaagaaggaaattctccaactttatttttcctataaacTACGGCATCAAAACTAAAAACCCCATCTCAACTTTTGGGTTTTGATCAACTAAATTAACCCAGAAAATTAACAATAATAGCAATAAAAacaagcaaaataaaaaataaaaaaaaattaataccgAGCAAAGTGATTACCTTGTAAAGCTGCTCAGTGATAGCAGAactgttgtgctaggatagcaccaaaccacGCGGAACCAAATCAAGCTAGCTCAcaggaaatttatcaaatgaaaatgcaagaacaaaatataaaagacacaaagattttaacgaggttcctccacagtcagtgtaactggagtacgtcctcggagcagtaggagctcacccaataatccactatcaaccaaatgggagtttacaaagtgttggcaatctcacaacccaaaagcccaatacacccaatagctctcacacaccaaagaaacaaatagagaaataattataaagaataatttcttctctatacatatagctcaaagctattacaacaacaattaCTTTGGTAGATGATTACGAACcgaatgaagcagcagcttcttcttctgttttaggctctctgcaactctcccttgctctctgcaaaaagagctctttttttctccctttctctctgcaactctctctTCAACCATAAGGCATAACAAATGCcttaatataaaatgttcaaCTTTTCCcatgggagagccgaatgctctcccCTTGGATGCTTTCTTTATGCTTTCttcctcatcatgatgttcctttcatcattttcttatttcttgCTTTCGGCTTCTTTAACAAATGCTGCCAATTAAAACAATAGGAAAACCACCCCGTGGCTTTCACATggaccaaataaacaaaacaacttatccttttttcctccccaaaacaaggaaaggtgTTGTCCACCTTTGGATTGTTTATTCTAAAGTatatggccacttggccacataatccaacaatctccaccttggccaagttccgaaaacgccatgataagccaaccaacacaatcaacacaaaaaaaacactcccaatcactagcaagagaacaactaATGCTGAGccaaatgctccaaaactcctactgctcaacgTCTTCTTTAAATAGGCAAAATGcgagccaagttcaagcaatgaacaaacttggctacaccaacaaccttagtcaacatatcagcggggttgtctttagttggaatcttctggagaatgatCTCCCCTTCACCAACTACTgcacgaacaaagtgataacgcacatctatgtgcttggtcctcgcatgatgaacctgatacttagccaaataaatggcactctgactattacaatgcacctccacctgcttctgatcaacccccaaatctctaatcagtccatgtatccaaatggcctcctttatagcttcagcaactgccatatattcagcctctgtagtagacaaagcaacagacgactgcaaaatggacctccaacaaactggccctttagccatagtaaacacatagcctatagtagacttccttccatccagatcacctgcataatctgaatcaacataaccaacagcaaaatgactaataccagagtcatccctctcaaagcataaaccaacatcttgagtaccatggagatacctCAATATCCACTTAGCTGCTTGCCAGTGCTCTTTaccaggattatgcatatatcgactcaccatgccaactgcatgagcaatatctggtctagagcataccattgcatacatcaaactaccaaccaaatttgcatatggtatatttttcatttgcagcttctccttatcagttttaggacattgtagagaactcaatttaaaatgaggagccaaaggggtactaaccggtttagttgaatcatgaactccaaacttccgaatcaacttctcaaggtattgtctttgattcaaacaaaccaaacccttctctctgtctctagtgatctccatgccaaggatcttctttgcttca is from Pyrus communis chromosome 10, drPyrComm1.1, whole genome shotgun sequence and encodes:
- the LOC137746764 gene encoding PRA1 family protein F2-like produces the protein MTTYGTIPTEPLASLNQHFVPRAKEQIQSALSNRRPWQEIIQLQNLTLPSTFNQSVHRIKTNVVFFRMNYAIITFSILFLSLLWHPISLIVLIVMMVAWIFLFFLHDQPLMILGYRINGQVVMMALLVVTLVALYLTNARYHIVAGLCIGLAAVLVHGALREPEDVFVVDDEGPGSGGGGAHVHKVPLKHAASSSYSLAK